In the genome of Sphingomonas sp. OV641, the window CGGCGTGTGGAGGTCAAGAAAGATTGATCGACTGCCCGTCGCCGCTTCGCGCGACGGGCACTTCGTCTGGTTAGTGCGTCAGGCCTACCGGCCTAAGAGACCGAGCAGCTCGTGATGCCTCAGCGGTTTTTGTAGCACGGCCACATATCCGCAGCTCAGCGCCGCGCGCTCCAGATCCGGGGTGTGGTGACCGGTGATCATGAAAGCGCGACCGTGCCAGCCGCGCTTTCTGAGGGCGGTGAGCACGCCTATGCCATCGCCATCTGGCAGCCGGTAGTCCGCGACGAGGATACGCGCAGTGTCGATATCCTCGCCGCTAAGGACACGAGCTACGTTGGGGTACGATCGCACGTCGAAGCCCTGCCAGTGGAGCAGAAGCTGCATGGAGCGACGGACAGAGTCGTCGTCCTCGACGACAATCACGGTCCTGGTGGGTGGCTGGTCGTTCATAGAATAAGGCTAGCGCGATGGCTCGAGCGGCGCCCTACGTAGAGTTCCGGTCATCTGCGCCGAGACCGGCGGCGAAGGCGAGCCGGAGCGCGGCTGAGAAGCTGCGGACCTCCAGCTTGGCCATAATGTTCGCCCGGTGAACCTCCACCGTCCGGGGCGAAATGCCGAGGTCGTAGGCGATGGTCTTGTTCGGCAGGCCGGCGGCCAGCCCTTCGAGCACCTCTTGCTCGCGTGGCGTGAGGCGGGCGATCACAACCGCTGCCTCTCTGGCGGCGTCCATCGCTTGATGCCCGTGATCCAGCCTAGCGAAGCCGATCTCGAGTGCGGCGAGAAGCATCGCCTTCTCGAACGGCTTCTCAAGGAATTCGACAGCCCCGGCTTTCATAGCCGCTACCGCGATCGGTACGTCGCCGTGCCCCGTCAAGACGATGATCGGCAGCGTCACGCCCCGCCGGCTGAGTTCCCGCTGCACTTCCAGGCCGTCCATCTCGGGCATGCGGATGTCGAGAAGGATGCAGCCCGGCGGCGCCTCACGAAGGGTCTTGAGGAACGCTGTGCCGGTCTCGTGGACCCTCACGTCGAAGCCCGAGGTTCGCAGCAGGAAGGTCAGCGACCGCCGCACGGGCTCCTCGTCGTCCACGACATGCACCAGTCGGCGCTCGGTCATTGCTCCGTCTCCATGTCGGCGGCCGGGAGAGTGAACGAGATGATCGTGCCGCCTCCGCTGCGAGGCTCGGCCTGGATGCGACCGCCATGCGCCTCGACGATCGTGCGACAGATGGAAAGGCCCAGCCCCATGCCGTTCTTCTTCCCCGACGCGAATGCCTGAAAGAGGCGAGGCGCGATCTCGGGATCGATGCCGACGCCGGTATCGGCGACCGAAATGCGGACCGCATCGTCTTCCCGGCGCGTGCTGACGGTGATGTCGCACGCCTGCCCACCGCGAAGCGCCTCAACCGCGTTGCGGAGCAGATTGACGAGTACCTGCTGGATCTGAACCCGATCCACAAGCACGCGGTCGGCCGAGGGATCGAGGTCGACGAAGCTGCGCACGCCGCGCTCGCGCGCACCGATGAGGCCGAGCTGCATGGCGTCCGTGATGAGTTCCGCGAGCGGTTCGATGGCGCGTTGTGCCTCCCCGCGGCCCACAAAGTCGCGCAGTCGACGCACGATCAGGCCTGCTCTGAGCGACTCCTTCGCTGCCTCGCTTACGGCTTCGCGGAGGAGATCGGTCTCACGCTCGTCTTCGCTGACCAGATCATTTGCGGCTTCGAGGTAGTTCGCGATGGCGGTCAGGGGCTGGTTTATCTCATGAGCAAGCGTGGAGGCCATCGTTCCCATCGCGCTCAGCCGGGAAACGTGGATGAGTTCGGCTTGCAACTCCTTCAACCGCAGTTCGGCACGCTGACGCGCGGTCAGGTCGCGGATGAAGCCGGTGAAGATGCGCCCCGCAGCGCTCCGTGCTTCGCCGACCGACAGCTCCATCGGGAACTCGGTACCGTCCCGGCGCCGGCCCACGACGACGCGGCCGATGCCGATGATCCGACGCTCCCCGGTTTCCATGTACCGTTGCAGGTAGCCGTCATGTCGGGCGCGGTGATCTCCGGGCATGAGGAGGTTGACGTTGCGGCCGAGGATCTCCGCCTCGGTGAAGCCGAACAGGCGCTCGGCCGCTGCGCTGAAGGATTGGATCAGCCCCCGCTCGTCGATCACGACCATGGCGTCCGGCACCGTCGCCAGTACGGAGCGCATGTGCGCTTCGCTTTCCGTGATCATGCGCTCCGCCGCACGCTT includes:
- a CDS encoding response regulator codes for the protein MNDQPPTRTVIVVEDDDSVRRSMQLLLHWQGFDVRSYPNVARVLSGEDIDTARILVADYRLPDGDGIGVLTALRKRGWHGRAFMITGHHTPDLERAALSCGYVAVLQKPLRHHELLGLLGR
- a CDS encoding response regulator transcription factor, with the translated sequence MTERRLVHVVDDEEPVRRSLTFLLRTSGFDVRVHETGTAFLKTLREAPPGCILLDIRMPEMDGLEVQRELSRRGVTLPIIVLTGHGDVPIAVAAMKAGAVEFLEKPFEKAMLLAALEIGFARLDHGHQAMDAAREAAVVIARLTPREQEVLEGLAAGLPNKTIAYDLGISPRTVEVHRANIMAKLEVRSFSAALRLAFAAGLGADDRNST
- a CDS encoding PAS domain S-box protein — its product is MSMTSAAPSPEQIEDIALFVASVSDRALLLATPDLTVSYWNQGAERLFGLRADEALGRRLDEFWPAAGQYVALSKASATRRTEDWCNRADGSEFIADITLAPIQALDGRPRGFGLSIVDVTGKRAAERMITESEAHMRSVLATVPDAMVVIDERGLIQSFSAAAERLFGFTEAEILGRNVNLLMPGDHRARHDGYLQRYMETGERRIIGIGRVVVGRRRDGTEFPMELSVGEARSAAGRIFTGFIRDLTARQRAELRLKELQAELIHVSRLSAMGTMASTLAHEINQPLTAIANYLEAANDLVSEDERETDLLREAVSEAAKESLRAGLIVRRLRDFVGRGEAQRAIEPLAELITDAMQLGLIGARERGVRSFVDLDPSADRVLVDRVQIQQVLVNLLRNAVEALRGGQACDITVSTRREDDAVRISVADTGVGIDPEIAPRLFQAFASGKKNGMGLGLSICRTIVEAHGGRIQAEPRSGGGTIISFTLPAADMETEQ